A portion of the Etheostoma cragini isolate CJK2018 chromosome 13, CSU_Ecrag_1.0, whole genome shotgun sequence genome contains these proteins:
- the p2rx1 gene encoding P2X purinoceptor 1 isoform X1, with translation MSSQISNALSDFFFEYETPRQVLVRNRRVGVVCRLIQLGVLAYIIGWVFIYEKGYQSTDTAISSVFTKMKGVGYTNIKGSERVWDVADYVFPPQGDSSFVVMTNYIITEGQKMGKCPELDGKHNCSSHADCEGGSFKRTGHGQMTGVCLNATKTCEVLAWCPVEDDVMIPDPPMLMSAENYTLFIKNSVTFPAFGVSRSNLVENIDNSYISKCLYDPTDAPLCPIFRLGDIVKLSGFKFETIARVGGAIGIVVDWTCNLDVDIKHCKPKYTFHGLYGNAAETDQARASVGYNFRYAKHYMEDHEQKRTLLKVFGIRFDIIVQSLARKFDIIPTLTAIGSGVGIFGVATVVCDLVLLYLLPKREFYKNMKFKYTDSHVQPDSESLGIETSVYYTFEANTRQVQGTCQSIDPDSEACSTETEK, from the exons ATGTCGAGCCAAATCAGCAATGCCCTCTCCGACTTCTTCTTTGAGTACGAGACCCCGCGCCAGGTGCTGGTGAGGAACAGGAGGGTGGGAGTGGTGTGCCGCCTGATCCAGCTGGGGGTCCTGGCTTACATCATCGG GTGGGTGTTCATCTACGAAAAGGGCTACCAGTCCACAGACACAGCAATAAGCTCCGTCTTCACCAAAATGAAAGGAGTGGGCTACACCAACATAAAGGGAAGTGAGAGAGTGTGGGATGTGGCCGACTACGTCTTCCCTCCACAG GGAGACTCATCTTTTGTGGTAATGACAAACTACATTATAACTGAAGGCCAGAAGATGGGAAAGTGTCCAGAG CTGGACGGCAAGCACAACTGCAGCTCTCACGCTGACTGTGAAGGAGGGAGTTTCAAACGTACGGGACATG GACAAATGACGGGGGTCTGCCTGAACGCCACTAAGACCTGCGAGGTGCTGGCGTGGTGTCCTGTGGAGGATGATGTCATGATACCAGA TCCTCCTATGCTGATGTCTGCAGAGAACTACACGCTGTTCATCAAGAACTCGGTTACCTTCCCCGCATTTGGCGTCTCGAG GAGTAACCTGGTGGAGAATATTGATAACTCATACATCAGCAAATGCCTTTATGATCCGACGGATGCTCCACTGTGTCCCATCTTCCGACTGGGAGACATAGTTAAACTGTCTGGCTTCAAATTCGAAACGATAGCCAGAGTG GGAGGGGCCATTGGTATTGTGGTCGACTGGACATGTAACCTAGATGTGGATATAAAACACTGTAAACCAAAGTACACCTTCCACGGTCTGTACGGGAACGCGGCCGAGACAGACCAAGCCAGAGCGTCAGTTGGCTACAACTTCAG GTATGCCAAGCATTATATGGAGGACCATGAACAGAAGAGAACCCTTCTCAAAGTGTTCGGGATCAGGTTCGACATCATTGTGCAGTCGCTG GCAAGAAAGTTTGATATCATCCCAACCCTGACAGCTATCGGCTCGGGAGTGGGCATCTTCGGGGTG GCAACCGTAGTATGTGACTTGGTGCTGCTCTATTTGCTGCCGAAGAGAGAATTTTACAAGAACATGAAATTTAAATACACCGACTCTCATGTACAG CCTGACAGCGAGTCGCTTGGTATAGAAACAAGCGTCTATTACACCTTTGAAGCGAATACAAGACAAGTCCAAGGCACTTGCCAATCCATT
- the p2rx1 gene encoding P2X purinoceptor 1 isoform X2: MSSQISNALSDFFFEYETPRQVLVRNRRVGVVCRLIQLGVLAYIIGWVFIYEKGYQSTDTAISSVFTKMKGVGYTNIKGSERVWDVADYVFPPQGDSSFVVMTNYIITEGQKMGKCPELDGKHNCSSHADCEGGSFKRTGHGQMTGVCLNATKTCEVLAWCPVEDDVMIPDPPMLMSAENYTLFIKNSVTFPAFGVSRSNLVENIDNSYISKCLYDPTDAPLCPIFRLGDIVKLSGFKFETIARVGGAIGIVVDWTCNLDVDIKHCKPKYTFHGLYGNAAETDQARASVGYNFRYAKHYMEDHEQKRTLLKVFGIRFDIIVQSLARKFDIIPTLTAIGSGVGIFGVATVVCDLVLLYLLPKREFYKNMKFKYTDSHVQDPDSEACSTETEK, encoded by the exons ATGTCGAGCCAAATCAGCAATGCCCTCTCCGACTTCTTCTTTGAGTACGAGACCCCGCGCCAGGTGCTGGTGAGGAACAGGAGGGTGGGAGTGGTGTGCCGCCTGATCCAGCTGGGGGTCCTGGCTTACATCATCGG GTGGGTGTTCATCTACGAAAAGGGCTACCAGTCCACAGACACAGCAATAAGCTCCGTCTTCACCAAAATGAAAGGAGTGGGCTACACCAACATAAAGGGAAGTGAGAGAGTGTGGGATGTGGCCGACTACGTCTTCCCTCCACAG GGAGACTCATCTTTTGTGGTAATGACAAACTACATTATAACTGAAGGCCAGAAGATGGGAAAGTGTCCAGAG CTGGACGGCAAGCACAACTGCAGCTCTCACGCTGACTGTGAAGGAGGGAGTTTCAAACGTACGGGACATG GACAAATGACGGGGGTCTGCCTGAACGCCACTAAGACCTGCGAGGTGCTGGCGTGGTGTCCTGTGGAGGATGATGTCATGATACCAGA TCCTCCTATGCTGATGTCTGCAGAGAACTACACGCTGTTCATCAAGAACTCGGTTACCTTCCCCGCATTTGGCGTCTCGAG GAGTAACCTGGTGGAGAATATTGATAACTCATACATCAGCAAATGCCTTTATGATCCGACGGATGCTCCACTGTGTCCCATCTTCCGACTGGGAGACATAGTTAAACTGTCTGGCTTCAAATTCGAAACGATAGCCAGAGTG GGAGGGGCCATTGGTATTGTGGTCGACTGGACATGTAACCTAGATGTGGATATAAAACACTGTAAACCAAAGTACACCTTCCACGGTCTGTACGGGAACGCGGCCGAGACAGACCAAGCCAGAGCGTCAGTTGGCTACAACTTCAG GTATGCCAAGCATTATATGGAGGACCATGAACAGAAGAGAACCCTTCTCAAAGTGTTCGGGATCAGGTTCGACATCATTGTGCAGTCGCTG GCAAGAAAGTTTGATATCATCCCAACCCTGACAGCTATCGGCTCGGGAGTGGGCATCTTCGGGGTG GCAACCGTAGTATGTGACTTGGTGCTGCTCTATTTGCTGCCGAAGAGAGAATTTTACAAGAACATGAAATTTAAATACACCGACTCTCATGTACAG